Genomic window (Synechococcus sp. LA31):
GGCAGGGCCAAAAGCCAACCCGCCAAGGCCGGCTGTGCATGAGAGAGGAAGCGCATCGGCCATGAACCGTCCTCTCTCCTTGATAGACAGTTCAGCGAGTGGCGGCCACGAAGCCGCTCAGATACGGCAAGCGCGCAGCGGCGGCCTCGAGAGCTTTGCCGTTGGCGAGCAGCTGCCCAGTGGCATCCCACTGGCCGGTGGACAGCATCTGGCGCGGACCCGCTGCCAAATCCAAGGCCCAGCTCTGCTCACCCAGGCTCAGGCAGGCATTCGCTACATCCACCTCAAACACCGCGGCTGGATCAGCTTGCGCTGCAGCCTGGATGGCCAGCATCGTGTCGTGTTCCGCCGCCAGGCAGGGGATCCCAAGGGCCAGGCAGTTGCCATAGAAAATCTCCGCGAAGCTCTCGCCCACCACAGCGCGGATGCCCCAGCGCATCAGCGCTTGAGGGGCGTGCTCCCGGCTGGAACCACAGCCGAAGTTGCGATTCACCAGCAGGATCGCGGCGCCCTGGTGCTCCGGGCGATCGAATGGGTGCGGGCCAACCGGGCTGGCGGTCAGCTCGGCGCGATCGTCGGCGAAGACGGCGGGGCCCAGGGCGTCAAAGGTGACGCACTTGAGGAAGCGAGCCGGAATGATCCGATCGGTGTCGATGTCATCGCCACGCACCACCACGGTGGTGCCGCGGATGCTGCTGATCGGTCCGGTGGGGAAGGGGGTGGAGCTGGTCATGACTTCAAGCGTTGAGCAGGGTGCGAACGTCGCTCACGCGGCCGTTAATGGCAGCAGCGGCCACCATCGCCGGGCTCATCAGCAGGGTGCGACCGCTGGCTGAGCCTTGGCGGCCCTTGAAATTGCGGTTGCTGGAACTGGCGCTGATCTGCCGGCCCTCAAGCCGATCGGGGTTCATCGCCAGGCACATGGAACAGCCGGGCTCACGCCACTCAAAGCCCGCCTCCACAAACAACTTGTCGAGCCCCTCAGCCTCAGCTGCCGCGGCCACCTGCTCGCTACCAGGCACCACAAAGGCCTTGATCCCAGGAGCCACCTGGCGGCCCTTCGCGACCGCTGCCGCCGCCTGCAGATCGCTGAGGCGACCGTTGGTGCAACTGCCGATGAAGCACACATCAACCGGCGTGCCGGCGATGGGCGAGCCGGGCTGCAGATCCATGTAGCGGTAAGCCTCCTCCGCCAGCGGCCGCTCATCGGGCTCGGTTTGCTCGAGGGTGGGTACGGTTTCATCCACGCCGATGCCCTGGCCTGGCGTGATACCCCAGGTGATCGTAGGAGCGATGGTGGCGGCATCAAAGCGCACCTCGTCATCGAACGAGGCATCAGCGCCGCTGGCCAGACTGCTCCACCAGGCCACGGCCTGTTCCCAAGCGGCACCGCTGGGGGCAAAGGGCCTGCCCTTGAGGTAATCAAACGTGACGCGATCGGGGTTCACGTAGCCGCAGCGGGCACCGCCCTCGATCGCCATGTTGCAGAGGGTCATGCGCTCTTCCATCGAGAGCGCCTCAATCGCCGGACCGGCGAATTCATAGGCATAGCCCACGCCACCCTTCACACCGAGCGTGCGGATCACGTGCAGCACCAGATCCTTGGCATACACGCCGTTCTGCAACTGCCCGTCCACCCAGATGCGGCGCACCTTGAGCTTGCCCATGGCCAAGCTCTGGCTGGCGAGCACATCGCGCACCTGGCTGGTGCCGATGCCGAAGGCAATCGCACCGAAGGCGCCATGGGTGGAGGTGTGGGAATCGCCGCAGGCGACAGTCATGCCGGGCTGGGTCAGGCCGAGCTCGGGGGCGATCACATGCACGATGCCCTGACGGCCACTGCCGAGGCCATGCAAGGTGATGCCGTGCTCAGCGCAGTTGGCTTCCAGTGTGGCCAACATCTCCTCGGCGAGCGGATCGGCGAAGGGACGCGCCTGACTCGTGGTGGGCACGATGTGATCAACCGTGGCAACGGTGCGCTCGGGGTGGCGCACACCCAGGCCGAGGTCCCGCAGGGCCGCGAAGGCCTGAGGGCTGGTGACCTCATGAATCAGGTGTAGGCCGATGAACAGCTGCGTTGCGCCTCCGGGCAGCTGGGCCAGCTGATGCAGATCCCAGACCTTGTCGTAGAGGGTGCCGGAGCTCACGTCGCTCGTACCAGCAGAACGGATGAGCCTAAAGCCGAACGCGCCTGGCTCAATCCAGCAAGGCCAGGCGCAGCCGGTTGAGAGCCTCGCCCGCGCTGAGGGCCTGGATCCAGCAGCGGCCGCGACTGGCCCCGAAACGCACACCTTCACTGCAGCAGCCATCAGGACCTGCCACAGCGATGTGCACCAGCCCCACGGGCTTCTCCGCCGTGCCACCGCTGGGGCCTGCCACTCCTGTGATCGCCAGGGCCCAGTCGGCGCCGGTGGCACGGCGGACACCCACCGCCATCGCCTGAGCAACCGAATCGCTCACGGCGCCATGGCTCGCGAGCTGCTCTGCTGGCACGCCAAGCAGCTCTTGCTTCACGCGGTTGGCATAGGCAATCACCCCGCCGAGAAACACATCGGAGGCACCGGGTACCGCCGCCAGAGCCGCCCCCAGACCGCCGCCAGTGCAGCTTTCAGCCACCGCCAGGGTGTGACCGCCACGGCGCAGCTGCTGCAGCACCACAGAGGCGAGATCATCCTCGTTCTCGCCAAAGCAGAGCCTGCCGGTACGCGCGCGGATCTCCTGCTCCACCGGCGCGAGCAACTGTTCCGCCTCAGCTGCTGTGGCCGCCCGGGCCGTGATCCGCAGCTTCACCTCACCGGAGCCGGCGTAGGGCGCCACGGTGGGGTTACTGGCCTCGAGCAGATCGGCCATCCGCTCGGCCAGATCAGACTCAGCAATGCCCCAGAAACGCAGCATGCGACTGGCGAATACCCCTTCCGCCAGGCCGGTTGCCTGCAGCCAGGAGGCCGCCGTGGCCTGCCACATCGCCCGCATCTCGCTGGGCACCCCCGGGAAGGTGAGGATCGTGAAACCCGGCCGCGGGGTCCAGATCATCCCGGGGGCGGTGCCGGTGGGATTGGGGAGCAGTGCGGCTCCTTCTGGCAGGAAGGCCTGCCGGCGGTTGCTGGCGGCGCAGGGCCGGCCGCGCGCCGCCAGGCGTGCCTGGATCTCCGCCCACACCTGTGGATGCTCCACCAGCGGCGCGCCGAAGGCTGCCGCAATCGCTTCGGTGGTGAGGTCATCTGGGGTGGGGCCGAGGCCGCCGGTGGTGATCAACACCTGACAACGCTGAGCGGCAGCCTGCAACTCAGCGATCAGTCGCTCGCGGTTATCGCCCACCACAGCCTGGCGATGGTGGGCGATGCCCAGGGCCGCCAGTTGCTCAGCAATCCAGCGCGCATTGCCATTGGTGATGTTGCCGAGCAGCAGCTCGGTGCCGATGCACAGGATTTCAGCCGTCATGGCTGGCAAGTTGCTCGCTATTGAGGCTGCGGCGGGCGGCAGTTACCACCACAATCAGCACAGCAGTGGCCAAGCCCAGCCAGAGGAAACGCAGCTCAGCATTGGCCAGCACCAGTGCCAGGGCTGCAAGCCACTGGGTGAAGGCGTAGATCAGCACCACGGTGCGGCGATGGCTGAAACCGGCCCGCAGCAGGCGGTGATGCAAGTGGCGGCGATCGGGATAGAAGGGGGAATGGCCCTGGCTGAGGCGGCCCATGATCACCGCCGACATATCAGCCAGGGGGAGCGAGAGGATCAGCAACGGCAACAGCAGGCTCACGGTGGTGAGACCTTTGGCCGGACCGACGATGCTGATGGCCGCCAGGGCAAAGCCCAGGAAATAAGAGCCGCCGTCACCCATAAAAATGCGGGCGGGGTTGAAGTTGTGCCGCAGAAAGCCCAGGCAGCTGCCCGCCAGGGCGGCTGCCAGCAGACCAGGGGCGGGCTGGTTGAGGCTGTAGCTCACCGACAGCAGCCCAACGGCGGCGATCCCGCTCACACCCGCCGCCAGGCCATCGAGACCATCGAGCCAGTTGATCGCATTGGTGATGCCCACCAGCCAAATCACTGTGGCCAGAAGGCTCAGGGCAGCGGGCAGCGGGATCGCTCCAGGCGGACTACCGAAGAGAGGGAACGGCACGTCGATGGCACCGATCTGCACCCCCTGGCTCCAGACCGCCATCGCCACCAACACCTGCCCCCCCAGGCGGGGCAGCGGTGGCAGGGCAAAGAGGTCGTCAGCCAGACCGATCACAAAGAAACAGAGCGCCCCGGCGAGGGTCGTCCAGATCTGGCTATCGCGCTGGACTGGCAGCTCCACGAAGCCACCCATCAGCCAGATCACGGCCAGCGCGATCACAAAGCCACCCACGATGCCCACGCCTCCAAGGCGCACCATCGGCGTGGTGTGCTGCTTGCGGGAATCGGGCTGATCGATCAGGCCCCACCGCAGCCCAGCTCGGCGCACGATGGGCACCAGCACGGCGGTGAGGAGCGCCGCCATCCCAAACGCCAGAACAGCGGCGAGGTCCGGCCGGCTGGAGATCATCGGGGGCGCTGCGCGGTCGGAATTGGAGCCTGAAAAGGCCCTGCCGGCCGAAGCTTAAGCGGCGTTCAGGCAGGTTGCAGCTCGCGAGCCTCGGCGTAGAGCGGGAAGCGCTCACACAGCGCAGCAACACGGTCGCGGCAGCGCTGCTCGATCGCTGCATCCTCAGGATTGAGCAGGCGATCAGCGATCACATCAGCCACCTCACGGAAGGCGGCTTGATCGAAGCCACGGGTGGTGCAGGCGGCGGTACCCAGACGCAGACCGCTGGTCACGAAAGGTGATTGGGGATCGAACGGAACGGTGTTCTTGTTGGCTGTGATGTGCACATCGCTCACCAGCAGGTCGGCCACCTTGCCGGTCATACCGATGCCGCGCAAATCGAGCAGCACGATGTGGTTATCGGTGCCGCCGCTCACCACGTCGATGCCGCGCTCCCTAATTCGGGCTGCCAGGGCCTGCGCATTCGCCACCACCTGTTGGGCGTAGGCGGTGAAGCTGGGCTGCAGGGCCTCACCGAAGGCCACGGCCTTGGCCGCGATCACATGCTCCAAGGGGCCGCCCTGGCTGCCGGGGAAGACCGCCTTGTCGAACTGCTTGGCGAATTCGGCATCGCGGCAGAGGATCAAACCGCCGCGGGGGCCGCGCAGGGTTTTGTGGGTGGTGGTCGTCACCACGTCACAGACGGGCACCGGGTTGGGATGCACACCAGCGGCCACCAGACCAGCGATGTGAGCCATATCGGCCAGCAGGTAAGCACCCACTTCATCGGCGATGGCACGGAAGGCTTGGAAGTCGATGGTGCGGGGATAAGCGGAATAGCCGCACACGATCAGCTTGGGCTTGTGCTCGAGTGCCAGCTTGCGAATGCCCTCGAAATTGAGCTGCTGGGTGGTCTCATCCACGCCGTAATGAACCGCCTTGAACCACTTGCCGCTCACATTCACGGGCGAGCCATGGGTGAGGTGGCCGCCATGGCTGAGGTCCATCCCCATGATCGTGTCGCCGGGCTGCAGCAGCGCCAGAAACACGGCGAAGTTGGCCTGGGCGCCGCTGTGGGGCTGCACGTTGGCCCAGGCGGCGCCAAAGAGCTCTTTGGCACGCTCGATCGCCAGCTCTTCGATGGCGTCGACA
Coding sequences:
- the glyA gene encoding serine hydroxymethyltransferase; this encodes MAESTGTAVNQSLAAGDPAIAALIGKELERQQTHLELIASENFASKAVMEAQGSVLTNKYAEGLPAKRYYGGCEHVDAIEELAIERAKELFGAAWANVQPHSGAQANFAVFLALLQPGDTIMGMDLSHGGHLTHGSPVNVSGKWFKAVHYGVDETTQQLNFEGIRKLALEHKPKLIVCGYSAYPRTIDFQAFRAIADEVGAYLLADMAHIAGLVAAGVHPNPVPVCDVVTTTTHKTLRGPRGGLILCRDAEFAKQFDKAVFPGSQGGPLEHVIAAKAVAFGEALQPSFTAYAQQVVANAQALAARIRERGIDVVSGGTDNHIVLLDLRGIGMTGKVADLLVSDVHITANKNTVPFDPQSPFVTSGLRLGTAACTTRGFDQAAFREVADVIADRLLNPEDAAIEQRCRDRVAALCERFPLYAEARELQPA
- a CDS encoding competence/damage-inducible protein A — its product is MTAEILCIGTELLLGNITNGNARWIAEQLAALGIAHHRQAVVGDNRERLIAELQAAAQRCQVLITTGGLGPTPDDLTTEAIAAAFGAPLVEHPQVWAEIQARLAARGRPCAASNRRQAFLPEGAALLPNPTGTAPGMIWTPRPGFTILTFPGVPSEMRAMWQATAASWLQATGLAEGVFASRMLRFWGIAESDLAERMADLLEASNPTVAPYAGSGEVKLRITARAATAAEAEQLLAPVEQEIRARTGRLCFGENEDDLASVVLQQLRRGGHTLAVAESCTGGGLGAALAAVPGASDVFLGGVIAYANRVKQELLGVPAEQLASHGAVSDSVAQAMAVGVRRATGADWALAITGVAGPSGGTAEKPVGLVHIAVAGPDGCCSEGVRFGASRGRCWIQALSAGEALNRLRLALLD
- a CDS encoding glycosyltransferase family 4 protein gives rise to the protein MISSRPDLAAVLAFGMAALLTAVLVPIVRRAGLRWGLIDQPDSRKQHTTPMVRLGGVGIVGGFVIALAVIWLMGGFVELPVQRDSQIWTTLAGALCFFVIGLADDLFALPPLPRLGGQVLVAMAVWSQGVQIGAIDVPFPLFGSPPGAIPLPAALSLLATVIWLVGITNAINWLDGLDGLAAGVSGIAAVGLLSVSYSLNQPAPGLLAAALAGSCLGFLRHNFNPARIFMGDGGSYFLGFALAAISIVGPAKGLTTVSLLLPLLILSLPLADMSAVIMGRLSQGHSPFYPDRRHLHHRLLRAGFSHRRTVVLIYAFTQWLAALALVLANAELRFLWLGLATAVLIVVVTAARRSLNSEQLASHDG
- the leuC gene encoding 3-isopropylmalate dehydratase large subunit; the protein is MSSGTLYDKVWDLHQLAQLPGGATQLFIGLHLIHEVTSPQAFAALRDLGLGVRHPERTVATVDHIVPTTSQARPFADPLAEEMLATLEANCAEHGITLHGLGSGRQGIVHVIAPELGLTQPGMTVACGDSHTSTHGAFGAIAFGIGTSQVRDVLASQSLAMGKLKVRRIWVDGQLQNGVYAKDLVLHVIRTLGVKGGVGYAYEFAGPAIEALSMEERMTLCNMAIEGGARCGYVNPDRVTFDYLKGRPFAPSGAAWEQAVAWWSSLASGADASFDDEVRFDAATIAPTITWGITPGQGIGVDETVPTLEQTEPDERPLAEEAYRYMDLQPGSPIAGTPVDVCFIGSCTNGRLSDLQAAAAVAKGRQVAPGIKAFVVPGSEQVAAAAEAEGLDKLFVEAGFEWREPGCSMCLAMNPDRLEGRQISASSSNRNFKGRQGSASGRTLLMSPAMVAAAAINGRVSDVRTLLNA
- a CDS encoding 3-isopropylmalate dehydratase small subunit 2, translated to MTSSTPFPTGPISSIRGTTVVVRGDDIDTDRIIPARFLKCVTFDALGPAVFADDRAELTASPVGPHPFDRPEHQGAAILLVNRNFGCGSSREHAPQALMRWGIRAVVGESFAEIFYGNCLALGIPCLAAEHDTMLAIQAAAQADPAAVFEVDVANACLSLGEQSWALDLAAGPRQMLSTGQWDATGQLLANGKALEAAAARLPYLSGFVAATR